A genomic region of Synechococcus sp. NOUM97013 contains the following coding sequences:
- a CDS encoding F0F1 ATP synthase subunit B', with the protein MPWLLLAEAGVPEGGLFDLDATLPLMAVQVVLLTFLLNSLFFRPVGKVVEDREGYIATSRADAKQKLEQIQRLEADLQDQLRGARQAAQAAIVEAEQEVDRLYREALAEAETEANRTREKARREIEAQRETAQTKLMGQVDQLSAQIIKRLLAA; encoded by the coding sequence ATGCCCTGGCTTCTGCTTGCTGAAGCAGGTGTTCCGGAGGGAGGTCTTTTCGACCTCGATGCCACCTTGCCGCTGATGGCGGTTCAGGTGGTTCTCCTCACCTTCCTGCTCAATTCCCTGTTCTTCCGGCCGGTCGGCAAGGTCGTGGAGGATCGCGAGGGTTACATCGCGACCAGTCGTGCTGACGCCAAGCAAAAGCTTGAGCAGATTCAGCGACTGGAAGCCGATCTCCAGGACCAACTCCGTGGAGCCCGTCAGGCGGCCCAAGCCGCCATCGTCGAGGCCGAACAGGAAGTGGACCGTCTCTACCGCGAGGCTCTTGCTGAAGCGGAGACCGAAGCCAACCGCACCCGCGAAAAGGCTCGGAGAGAGATCGAAGCTCAGCGTGAAACCGCCCAGACCAAGTTGATGGGTCAGGTTGATCAGCTCAGTGCCCAGATCATTAAACGACTTCTGGCTGCCTGA
- the atpE gene encoding ATP synthase F0 subunit C: MSDLTSAASVLAAALAVGLAAIGPGIGQGTAAGQAVEGIARQPEAEGKIRGTLLLSLAFMEALTIYGLVVALVLLFANPFAG; this comes from the coding sequence ATGAGTGATCTGACCTCCGCCGCTTCCGTTCTGGCCGCCGCCCTCGCGGTGGGTCTCGCCGCCATCGGCCCTGGTATCGGCCAGGGCACCGCAGCCGGTCAGGCTGTGGAAGGCATCGCCCGCCAGCCTGAAGCTGAAGGCAAGATCCGCGGCACCCTGCTGCTGTCTCTGGCTTTCATGGAAGCTCTGACCATCTACGGCCTGGTTGTGGCTCTGGTGCTCCTGTTCGCCAACCCCTTCGCCGGCTGA